In a genomic window of Salminus brasiliensis chromosome 12, fSalBra1.hap2, whole genome shotgun sequence:
- the LOC140574093 gene encoding uncharacterized protein: MSTAVSPTASSAVFPTDQLTIIVASFSCLVFFVVIAVLLSLLFRKDFLCCKVRTYRDSHGDLEAPSHYYSSRQTLVGSSCAELPSNTRLESPNIQSGQLFYVGLPGAYRLPSLEPPMPRLPSYESVRKKDRQRQIHMMIADRFGLNGPMTAEPPPTYEESIRHSVQSLEVPFDMLPAAARPPAQVMSTEPMDALPQYEALPQNTSSTGTNCTPQPD; encoded by the exons ATGTCCACCGCCGTGTCTCCAACCGCCTCCTCTGCTGTTTTCCCAACGGACCAGCTCACCATCATTGTGGCTTCAT TTTCTTGTCTGGTGTTTTTCGTGGTGATTGCCGTGCTGCTGTCTCTGCTCTTTCGGAAGGACTTTCTGTGCTGCAAAGTCAGGACGTATCGAGACTCGCATGGAGACTTG GAAGCCCCCTCTCATTACTACAGCAGCAGACAGACTCTGGTGGGCTCATCCTGTGCTGAACTTCCATCAAACACAAGGCTTGAGAGCCCAAATATTCAG TCAGGACAGCTGTTCTACGTTGGCCTGCCCGGCGCGTACCGTCTGCCGTCCCTGGAGCCACCAATGCCACGGCTGCCCTCGTACGAGAGCGTGCGCAAGAAGGACCGCCAGCGGCAGATTCACATGATGATAGCCGACCGCTTCGGCCTGAACGGCCCTATGACGGCAGAG CCACCCCCCACTTACGAAGAAAGCATTCGGCATTCTGTTCAGTCCCTAGAGGTTCCGTTCGACATGCTGCCGGCAGCAGCAAGGCCACCTGCTCAGGTCATGAGCACCGAACCCATGGATGCCTTGCCCCAATATGAGGCGCTACCTCAAAACACAAGCTCAACTGGTACCAACTGCACTCCTCAACCAGACTAA